Part of the Archangium lipolyticum genome, ACCCGTGCCGAGAATCGGACCTGGACGCGCTGCTGGCCGAGGAGCTGCCGGCGGAGGAAGCGGAGCGCGTGCGCGAGCATGTGGCCACGTGCGCGGGGTGCACGCAATCCCTGGCGTGGCTGCGGATGGAGCGCGGGTGGATGGCACAGCGGGCCAGGCGCATGCCCGCGCGTGCGGCGTTGAACTTCGGCGCGCTGGAGGCCCGGCTCCGGGCGGCGGCGGCGCCACGCCGGGGAGAGTGGTCGCACCGGGGGATGATGGCGATGGGGGCCGTGGCGGCGGTGGCCTTCGTGCTGCTCAGCCTCTTCC contains:
- a CDS encoding zf-HC2 domain-containing protein, translated to MSHPCRESDLDALLAEELPAEEAERVREHVATCAGCTQSLAWLRMERGWMAQRARRMPARAALNFGALEARLRAAAAPRRGEWSHRGMMAMGAVAAVAFVLLSLFPQNPTLTLSEEPWRDGLVSVAQVPACMDPSVEAVARVEASFGACLLASPAHPLRGERERRASLQSP